A genomic window from Sorex araneus isolate mSorAra2 chromosome 2, mSorAra2.pri, whole genome shotgun sequence includes:
- the LOC101537980 gene encoding myosin regulatory light polypeptide 9: MSSKRAKTKTTKKRPQRATSNVFAMFDQSQIQEFKEAFNMIDQNRDGFIDKEDLHDMLASLGKNPTDEYLDAMMNEAPGPINFTMFLTMFGEKLNGTDPEDVIRNAFACFDEEATGTIQEDYLRELLTTMGDRFTDEEVDELYREAPIDKKGNFNYIEFTRILKHGAKDKDD; the protein is encoded by the exons ATGTCGAGCAAAAGGGCAAAGACCAAGACCACCAAGAAGCGCCCCCAACGCGCAACATCCAATGTGTTTGCAATGTTTGACCAGTCACAGATTCAGGAGTTCAAAGAGGCCTTCAACATGATTGATCAGAACAGAGATGGTTTCATTGACAAGGAAGATTTGCATGATATGCTTGCCTCCCTGG GGAAAAATCCAACCGATGAGTATCTAGATGCCATGATGAATGAGGCTCCAGGTCCCATAAATTTTACCATGTTTCTCACGATGTTTGGGGAGAAGTTAAATGGCACGGATCCAGAAGATGTTATCAGAAATGCCTTTGCCTGCTTTGATGAAGAAGCCACTG GTACCATTCAGGAAGATTACCTGAGAGAACTGCTGACCACGATGGGAGATCGGTTTACAGATGAGGAAGTGGATGAGCTGTACAGAGAAGCACCTATTGACAAAAAGGGAAATTTTAATTACATTGAGTTCACACGCATCCTCAAACATGGAGCAAAAGACAAAGATGACTGA